TTACGATGATGTGATAGCGGGATATGCTGGCCAAATAATTGCAATCTACAAAAATGTAGATGATTTGTCGGATTATATGGATGAATTAAATGGGTTGGGAAACATTTTATTGAAGAATGGAATTATTAAGGGTGATACGGAATACTGGCAAGCGCGTGATGGTTCAACGCTAGTTAATCCCAGTTTTGCTCATGGAAACAGTGGTATTCTTTCTGCGCTTCTGATTATGTACAAGTTAACTGCTGAATTAAAGTACTTCAATGCGTTTCTGTGTGGATGGAATTTTGAAAAACAGTTTAAGACAGACTTGGGATGGAAAGATTTACGCAAGAGTGACAAACGCGAATCACCATATTGGTGCCATGGTGCCGCAGGAATCTTAGAAGCCCGGCTAATTTGGGTACAAATTGATGATGAAATGCACTGTTTAAACGCTGAACAACGTTTGAATGTAGAAGATGAATGTTGGTTAGCAACAAGAAATTTGTTGAACATTGGGTTACAGTTGGAGAATTTTTCATTATGTCATGGGGTGATGGGAAGTTTAGTTGCCCTGAATGATTTTGCAAGGTACGTTGATAATGAAAAAATTAAGAGTATTGTGAAACACCATATGAACGTTGTATGTGAGTTTGGATTGGAAAAAGGTTGGATTTGTGGATTAGGTACACATTATTTCTCATATGGCCTTTTCACTGGTATTTCGGGTATTTTATTAGGCATTGATACAATTAGCTCTGATACAGAGTCGATATTATCACTCAAGCTGTAAGGAGGAGTATTTTGAAAGTTGTATTACAAAATAATAATCAAGACTGCTTATTAGCTTGCTATTCTATGATTTTGTCATTTTATGGGGCAAATGTACCTATTTATCAATTATATGATCAAGATTTAATCCCGCCGGATGGATTATCGGTTGAATTTCTAAAAAAATTAAACACGAAATACGGTTTGAAAATGGGAGCATATAAAGGAGGGATGGATAAAATAATTTTGGTGTTTCGTCGCCTTAATGCCCCGTTCATTATTCAGTGGGAAGATAATCACTTTGTAGTGGTAGAAAACATACAAAAAAAATGTGTTTCGATTGTTGATCCGAATTATGGACGTCGAAAGGTTTCATACGGCGATTTTGAGAAGGGGTACAGCGGATACGTTATATTATTAAAAAACACGAGTAACTTTATTAAGCGGCAAAAAATAAATGAGTTTTATCCATATTTACTAAATGCATTTAAGGGTAAGAATTCAATTCAGTATTTAATTTCGTTAGGGTTGATACAATTAAGTACTATTGGATTTTCAATTTTAATAAAACAGATATTAAGTAATCAGTTTCCAATTATTTCAATCATTGCGATGGTGTTAGCTCTTTGTCTAGGTCGCTTTATTGGATATCTGTTTGAACGGACTGCGCAAATCAATACCAATTATAAGTTTGAGGAGAAAGTAACCACTAAGCTTTTTGAGGGGATATTTAGCCGACCATTGATGTACTTCAGGAATAATACTCCCGGAGCCGTGTTGGAAAAAATGAATTTACGTACATCAATTCGTGACAGTATGTTGTTTAATATAATCCCGGCAATGATTAACTTTTTGTCAGTGTTTGTACTGTTTGGATATTTGATTCTTATTTCGCCTCAACTATCGTTGGTAGCATTAATAGTTACATTTTTATATGGGGTGGTGAATATTCTTATATACAAGAGACGTATTGCGTCTAATTCTGAATATATTCAAAACTTAATTAATTTATCGGAAACCATGCAAGAAGACTTGGTATCAATTGATCAAATAAAAGCTCAAAATTTTGAGAATAAAAGTGTTCAACGTTGGAAAAACAGTAGTTGGAATACGCAAGTAGCATATAACGGCTTATTAAAAATTGATTCATTTGCCAATTTTTTTAGTCAATTTTTTACTTTTGTAAATGTAACATTATTAATCACTTTTGGAATGTACCTAGTTTCCAAGAATAGCTTAACGATTGCTGATTTAGTGCTTTTTCAAACGGGCGTAACTATGTTTATGGGGGCAACGTCTCAAGTCCAAGCTGCATTGTTCGACTTATCAAATATAGATGTTTATGGTAACAAACTAGCTGACATGTTTGAAAAAGTAAAAGCAAAGTCAGATAGTTTCATTACTGATTCTGATACAAAATCTGAAGTAGCAATTCAGGTTAGAAATGTAAGCTATGATTATCCTGGAACGAGAGATAATATTTTACAAAATATTACATTCGATATTAATAAAGGTGAAAAAATTGCGATTGTTGGAGCTTCTGGTGCGGGTAAAAGTACGCTGTTGTTAATTCTTTTGGGGTTACTACCCGTAGAGGGGATAGTTGAATACGGAGATAAAAATTTCAGAAAAAATCTCGGTGTAGTACTACAAAATATGACTATGAGCAAAGGGACGGTTCTTGATAACTTAATTGATAATGAAATCACGCAAGAGAGTTTTGATGATGTTAATGCAGTATTGCGTGATGTAAATATTTTTGATGCTGTTAACAAATTACCCAAGAAGTTAGACTCACAGTTATTTCAACAGGGAAAAAATTTGTCAGGTGGTCAAGTACAACGATTGTTGATTGCGCGCTCTTTGTTGAATCAGTCAAGTCTAGTTTTTTGGGATGAAGCTTTCAGCAGCTTAGATAATCAAAATAGAAAATACCTGTATGAACATGTTCTGCGTAATGACTATTATTCGAATAAAACCATTGTGATGATAAGCCATCACATGGATGTTACTGATTTTGTAGACAAAATTATTTATGTAAATCAACGGACACACCAGGTTGAAGTAGGAACGAAGGAAATGCTTCTACAAAGTTCTAAAGATTATCGAAACTTTATATCCAATTTAGAAGGAAGTGAAAAATATGCATAATGTAATTGAAATTGATGGTTTAACCAAATCGTACGGTGGGAAAAAAGTATTGAATAATTTGAGCATCGTCGTCCAACAAGGGGATATTTATGGCTTTTTAGGTCCGAATGGCGCAGGAAAATCTACAACAATGAAAGCAATATTGCGATTGATTCAAACTAATGCGGGGGAGATTAAAGTATTCGATGGCGAAGATATTAGTTTGTCAAATGAATACTTACGTGACGTAGGTGCGCTTATTGAAGAACCGTCATTCTATCCTAATTTATCGGGTTACGAAAATCTCGAGATTGTTCAAAAACTTGCTCATTTACCAAAAGAGAATATAACAGAAGCTTTAAAGATTGTTGGGTTGAATGATAATGCTAAAAAATTAGCGAAGAATTATTCGCTTGGAATGAAGCAACGGTTAGGAATTGCGTTAGCATTGGTTAAATTTCCTAAGTTATTGATATTGGATGAGCCAACTAATGGTTTGGATCCTGACGGAGTTCGTGAAATTCGAGAAACAATTAAGTCATTACCAGCAAAGTACGGAATGACGGTGATGATATCAAGTCACATTTTATCCGAGGTTGATAAAATGGCAAATCGCATAGGTATCATCCAGAATGGAACCTTAAAATTCCAGGGGGCATTGGATGAATTAAAGGCAGCCGATTGTTTGGAAATTAAAGTCGATAATTTAGAAAAAGGTTATGAACTACTAGATCAAGGTGGTTTTGATGTAAAGCGGGAAGATGATGCGATTATCTCATCAAATATTGAGCGAGGTAATGTAATCGATATGAATAGTTTATTAGTCTCAGAGGGGGTTGGTGTTTACGGTCTGAACGTGCACCATGAATCACTGGAAGAGGTCTTTTTAAAATTGACGAAAGAGGCGTAGAGATGAAGTATTTACAGTTAGAATTTTTTAAAATGAAGCGCCAACACATGTTCATTCCGTTAATAGTTATTTTTCTAGTTAATTGTTTATGGTTTTTTATGGCCATCATGAAGACTGCAAATATGACTCAGCGTACTTTTTCATTTAATCAGGAATATGTATTGATGGAATTTATGGTTGTAAACGGAGTATTTATGCCGTTATTTCTATCGATTCTGGCTTCACGATTATCTGCCCCAGAACATGAAAATAGAATGTTTAATGTACTAACTATTAATAATGAAAATAGGCAAAAATTATTTAACGCGAAAGCAGCAGTGGGATTAATTGTTATTTTAGTAAGTATTGCTTTGCAATATGTGCTTTTGAAAAAAATAGCTGAAGTGTATCATATTTCATTCAACGGCCATTTGCTGGGTATTACGTTATTTTCTCTCTGCCTAGCATCATTTACGATGTATGTGTTCCAATTATTGCTTTCGTTCTTTTTAAAAAAACAAGCAATCGGTATTACTATTGGGTTAGTAGGAACCTTCATGTCGTTAGTTACCAGTGGGATGATTTCAGATAGGGTTACACGACTACTCCCAATTCAATATATCGGACTGCTCACGCCCGTTCGAATGGTTGGGAGACTGTTGGTTATTAAGCCAGATATATTTGTTAATTTAGTTGTTGTGTGCCTCGTTGGTTTTGCATTATTTGTAATAGCGCAAGTTAAATCAAGAAGAACTATGAGAGGATAAAGGATGTTAGAACTGATAAGAATTGAAGCAAAAAAAATGAAGCATAGTTTTTCAATGGGGATGTTATTGATTGGCGAAGTTGTCGGGTTATTATTTGGAACAATACTTTATGTTATGAATGCGGGAGTTTTTAAAGCTGAACATAGCCAATGGTTAGCTTTGTGGAGTGAAGGTACAGTGTTTTCATCACAAATTTTTATCCCACTGTTCACGGCAATTGTTGTTGCTTTAATTTGTAAGGTTGATATAGACAATAAGAACTTTGAACGAATGGCACAGTTGCCTTTAAAACCTTTGAAAATTATTATTGCTAAGTTTTGTTACCTTTCGCTGATTACGTTAGTTGCACAAATAATTTTTCTAGTATTATTCGTAGTTATTGGCGCGGTTCTACGCTTTCCCTGGATGCATAATGTATCACAATTTATCCGATGGACGTTTATGGGGTGGATTGGTTTATTGGCCATAATTGCAATACAATTTCTAATTTCATTACTGATGAATAGTCTTGCCATTTCTGTGCTGGTGAGCTTTGCCGCATCGATTGGTGGGTTTGTTGTAGCGCTATTAAGCAAAAATGTTGTCACATATTATCCGTTTTCACAAATGATGATAGGTATTCATTCGAAGGAATTATTTGGAATGAGTGCAACACAGGTAATAACATTCTTAATCACAGTGTTTACGTGTATTGTGTTTGGGTTGATTTTAACTAACGTTGTCCTTACAAAGCGATTAAGACGGTGATGTGAAATATTTGAGGTGTGGTAGGCGCCTTATGATGGTATAGCCAAGTGGTAAGGCATGGGTCTGCAAAACCTTGATCGTCGGTTCGAATCCGATTACCATCTTTGTTATTAAAAGTTTCAAATTGATAGAAAAGGAGAAAATAATGTTGTTCAAGTTTAAGATGTTAACAGGAATTAAAGAAACGATGGATTCAAATCACCTAACGATTGCCACATTAGAAACCAACGTTGAAGGGATTCGATATGGAGTGATTTTTAATGTAGCTGCTAAAGATAAACAACCGAATTTGTTATTTATTCGGCCAGATAACGAAGAATATAAAATGGTATTAACAGGCAACTATGAATTCCCAACATTCTTGGGGAATAAGTTGACTGAGTTTAGAGACTTCTTTCAAATTAGTAACGCTTTGAAGAATGGAACTTTCAAAGTTGCCAATTTTTTTGAAAAAATTAATAGCGGGTTGCATATGAATAACCATGAACCGCAATACAATGAACGCGTGGTTTATTCACAAATGAATCGGCATGAAAATCCATTGGCAGTTTATTTTTCTACATTCATTTCTCATGAAGCAAATGGTGATGGAGAACAGTTTTCACAAAAAAATCGACAAAAAGTTTACGATTTGTTGCGAGATACTTACCGCGAAATTGATGGGCATAATATTTCTGTACGATTTTCGCCCAAAGATGCAAATGGTGATAGTGGTGCGGAAACACGGAGCATTCGTGAAAAATTGAAAGAATTAGATTTGTAAAAATCAATTAAGATAGGAAATATTTTCCTGCTACGCGTACAACCAAAACTTGTAGTATACGAAAAAATTAACATGAAGTAGATAATATCTGCTTGCGAGAAAGAAGATAATTAAAATGGAGCTGGGACATTTGCTATGTCCTTTTTGCTTTGTACATAATTCTATTTTAGATTTGTCTATCGTTTTACTTCATCCTCACGAAGAGCAGGAGAAAAAGTTAGCGGCTTTCTTCACTAACAGTGTAGGGTATAGGGGAACCCTTTTATTGATGATTTTTCGGTATTTATCTATTATTTCGGCAGCCAAAGTCACACCACTTATTTTGCCGTATATCTATACAGTCAATTCATCTCTGAAAATTGTGACACCTTTTTTTCAAATTTGCCAATTTTTTGCACACCGCTACTGACGAGCCAGTCCCTCGCCCGCGCGCATACACGTTGTCATATACTTTTATCATCATCGTCATCCGCGTTTTGGTTTTTTGATGATTTGTTAGTTAGTCCTTTATTAATTAGTACTTAGTAGTTGCCGGAAACCCATGTGCTGGGAACCCATTTGATGGAAATCCATGTGCTGGAAACCCGTCTGCTGGAAACCCATGTGCTGGGAACCCGGCAAATGGTGGAAAGTTAGTAGTATCAAGGGTTCACTCGCTTTTTTGGCCGTGGTATTGGTGACGTAAGTCGGAAGATTTTGAATGAATAATGCAATTTTGGCAGTGGTTAACAGGATGGAAATGCAAGGCTTTGAGATTGACCAGTTTTTTAAATCAATTCGCAAGTGCTTATGTTAGAATAGGAGCAACAATCCGAGTATACTGGGGAAGTTAGTGTCAGGAAAGAAGAGGGATAGGATTATTATTGGGCAAAGAAGTATGAAAAATGGGAAAATACGGTGGAGTATTTTAGGGTTGATTTGGGTAGTAATTTTGGGCTTAGTTTTTTTCACGATGCCTAGTACCAAGCAAGCCGTCAGCCAAAATCAGACCATTAAGTTACCGGCAAGTTACACGACAGCGCAGGCGCAGAAGATTCAGTCAGACTGGAATAGCCAAACTAAAAATAAGCATAAAATTCAGGGAAGACAGGCAATCGTTGTCTTCAATAACGGAAATAAAAAGCTTACAAAAATCCAAAGTGATAAAATAGCTAAAAAAGTTACAAACTTGAATAAACAGCGGAAACAATACGGTATTGATACGATTGTTAGTGCAAAAACATCGGAAGCTGCCGAACGTGAATTGGTCGCCACTGATGGCTCAACCCAATTGGTTCAAGTAACGCTCCAACGAAATGCGGACGTCGGTAAGTTGAATAAGGCACTTAATATTAGTGGCTTGCATGTGTATTTGACGGGATCAAGTATTCTTAATCAGACCCTAGCACAAGAGATTCGCGCCGGTTTACAGCACACAGAATTGATTGCGATTGCAATTATTTTAGTTATGTTAGTACTGGTTTTTAAGAGTCCAATTATTCCATTAACGACATTAGCCAGTGTTGGGATTAGTGTCGCGGTTTCCAAGTGGCTGGTTTTAAAAATGGTTTTGGCCGGATGGATACCATTCTCCAATTTTACATTTGTCTTAATGGTAGTCGTTTTATATGGTATCGGGACTGACTACAACATTTTGCTGTATACAAACTTTAAAAAGCAGCTGGAAACTAAGCCGTTGGCGGTAGCAATTAAGCAAACTTATCGACAAGCGGGTCGGACCATGTTATTGAGTGGCATGGCAGTATTTGTCGGGATGGCATCGCTAGCATTTGCCAAATTTGCACCATATCAATCAGTCGTCGGCGTTGCTTTGAGTATTTTGGTGCTCTTAACAGTCTTGATGACCCTGACGCCGGCGTTTATGGGGCTCTTGGGTAGCAAATTATTTTGGCCACGCCGTGAGTTAAAGCAAAAGCAGACCAATAGTCGCGTTTGGGGAACCTTAGCGAAAATTAGTATTAATCGGCCAGTCGCAACCTTGATTGTGGTCTTGGGGTTATTTGGTGGTTTGGCATTGGCGCCTAAACAAAGTGTCGACTACAATACCGCACTTGAAGTGAGTGATCACCAGCCAGCTAAGCAAGGGTTAATGGTTATTAAAAAGCATTATCCGGCTGGAATGATTAGCCCAACGACAATTTATTTGGCTAGTAATCAACGCTTGGATACGCAAGCTAATTTGCAAATATTAGATGAATTAACGAGCAAAATAAATCACATTAGTGGGGTTCAAACCGTTGCGAGCGTGACACAACCGTATGGGCAGCCTGTCGCAGAATTGTATATTGGTAATCAGTTACGAGCGGTTTCCAAAAATTTATCCCAAGCTAATCAAGGGGTCGCAGATTTACAAGCTGGGGTTGATCAGACGCAGACCCAATTGAAGCAACAAGACATTGCCCGGCAAGTAAAGGCGATTGATAAGTTATCTGACGGGAGTGCCAAGGTAGCGAAGGGTACTAAGAAAGTTGCCACGTCATTAAACGAAGCAAACGCCACAGTTAAAAAAATGGCGAAGTATTTGAAAAAGCACCAGAAGGATTTGGATGAGCCCCAATACGCATTGCTCTCGATGTATCTGGAAACCTTGCAGACGAAGCTAGGTAAAGATGCACCGACGATGACGGATGAATTAGTCGATAAGGCGAACGCATTAGTAGCCCCAATCAATGAATTGTCAAAGGGCGCCCAAAAAGTCAGTGCGGGTAATCAAGAATTGGCTGCTAAAGTGGAAACCTTGCCCGGCGAACAAGCTAAACTGCAAGATCAGTTGGATAAATCTAAAACGGGTTTAGCTGGCTTAAAGACAGGGATTAAAAGTTTAAATGGTTATTTAGCTGAACTTGAAAAATCACCAGCTGGCCAAACGTTCTATGTACCTAAAACAATGATGCGGAATCCAAAATTCCAACCAGCACTGAATAATTATTTAGCACCCAACCGAAAAACAGCCAAGTTACTAGTCATCTTGACGGTCGATGCTAGTTCACCACAAGCCATGAAAATATTTGATCAATTACAAACGATTACCAAGGGAACGTTACTCGGAACCCCGTTGGCGCAAACCAAAATTGCGATGGGTGGTGGTACCGCAACCACACATGATTTACGCCACATTTCGCGCGCTGACATGCAACGCACGATGTTAATTATGCTGATTGGTATCGGAATTGTTTTGATTTTTGCAACGCAATCATTGTTGCAACCAGTCTATATTTTGGGCTTGTTATTATTAATTTATCGGTTAACTTTAGTAATCACAAATTGGTTAACTTCCCAAGTCTTGGGGCAAACCAGTTTGACGTGGACGACACCGTTTTTGGTTTTTGTAATGTTGTTATCGCTCGGTGTTGATTACAGCTTATTTTATCTAAAACATTGGCATAATAACGGTTGGCAATTGAGCGGACTTGCGGGTGGCGCACGGACGATTGGGATTGTGGTCGAAGCAGCAATCTTGATTTTAGGCGCAACGTTTGCCGCAATGTTACCGGCTGGGGTAATGACGTTGAGTCAAATTGCGTTGGCGATTATGACTGGTTTAATATTATTGGGAATTCTCTTACCGTTAGTTTTGCCGGCACTATTAACGCTAACTTACCGGAAATCCAAAATAAACAGTCATGAAGCGGAAACACGGATTAAGGACTAAGCAGTTAAAACTGAATACAATCCGCTAGCTCGATTGAGTTGAGCGGTGGTGTAGCGTTTTTCGGCCAACTCCGTCTAAGAATTCACGGATAGTGTGACCTTTTTACGAATAAATGGTAGTATCGTTTGTTAGTCACTCAGTAATCGTTTATAATTAGTCGATAAACAGATAATTAAGGATGAAAATATAAATGAAAATTATTAAAGGAATCTTGAGTTGGGTATTACCAGTGTTGATTGGTTTGGCAATTGCGATGTTGATTCGCCATTTCTTATTCACATTGGTACGAGTTGACGGAACGTCAATGACCCCTAACTTGCAAAATAATGAACGAGTCTGGGTTGTGAAGCCTGCAAGTATTCACCGCGGAAGCGTCATCGTGTTCAACGCCGATGGTGAAGATCCAGCAGTGACTGGTACGAAAGATTACGTTAAGCGTGTAATCGGGATGCCAGGCGATACAGTATCAAACAAAGACGGGGTCTTATTGGTTAACGGTAAGCAAGTCGATGAAAACTTTATCAGTAAGTCAGAAGCCACTGCTGGGACTGCTAACTGGGATAACTTAGAAATGCTTGGTATTAAGCAACGTTGGCAAGATACGCCAAGTGTCAAAGTACCAAAGGATCAATATTTCGTCCTTGGTGATCACCGGAGCGTTTCAAACGATAGTCGCTACTGGGGCTTTGTTCAAAAGAAGAAAATTCTTGGTGTGGTCAAAGTACCATTTTGGCTTAAGAATCCCGCTAAAGATAACATCAATAAGCAGTGGGAAAACTTCTACAGCACTGAAAAAAAATAACGCTATTAATGAATTAATTCATGCCAGTTTTGGTAGTGAACCAAAAAAATCAGCCCGTCACGATGACGAGCTGATTTTTTATTTTATTCTAGCGTGGGATTGAATAAAATTGGCCACTACGTGCCGGTAAATTACTTGGCGCACCACGCTGGAAGCACATTGCCAAGCCGAAGTGCGGTCTTGGCAAATTCGGATAAGCTGGGACTCTAAGGAATAAATTCCTCAGCGTCCTCATCTTATCCTCAGCGGAAATATGTGCTGCACACATATTCCCCCAGGCGCGGTGTAAAGGCTACGCCCGCCAAGTAATTTACCGGCACTCCGTTAGTTGGCAATAATGCTCAAACTAGCAAAAAACAATCGTAGGGTGTAGATTCAATAAAATCAGTTATCGCTGATTTTGTGATGTGCTCAAAATAGTGCCTAAGGGATATTCCGTGGTGCGTGACTATTTTTAAACAAATGTACGGAAAGGGCTAGAGCATAACTTATCCAGCCTACAAAACAAGCCTGATTTCTCCTTATTGTAGTAAGGTAGAAATCAGGCTTGTTAGCGAACAAAAGGCTGCAAAACATCGTTTATCTACTTATGACTAATCAACATACCAATGAAGTAAGTCACTGGATAAACCATCAGTGGTAATGAAATGGCTTTGAATAAACCTTTAAACGTGGTTTGTTTAATTTGTTCACGCCAGAAGGGGGCGCTCAATTTCCAAATTACTGGTAAAAGTAGAATGGTAATGAGGGTTAACCAAGGCGCTTTATCTTCCAAGACGAGTGGAATCGTTGTTAATGGTCCAACGATTAGTAAGAACTGGATTAAGCGCACGGCCACAGGCTTACCAAGATAGAACACGAGCGTTTTGCGGCCGTTGGCAATATCTTCACGAAGGTCGGCGGTATTATTCCCAAATGAACCAATAAGCATTACTGACCATAATGGAACTGTGGCTAACAAGATTGAAAGTAAAACGTGTGGCTGGCTGAAGTTCACGAGAATTTGGCCGTTGATGTGGGTGTTAATATAGACGACCGTGGCTGGAATAACGAACCCAATCGACATACCAGTCGCAATTTCACCAAAGGGCGTGCCGTTTAAGCGTAAACCGATTGAGTATTGAATCGCCACGAAATATCCGATGAGACCAAAGAAGATTACGGGCCAGTGCGAGATGTCCATGAGAACGATACCTAAGACAAAAGTGATCAGGTACATCATAATTGCTAAGCGCATGACACCCTTGACTGGTAAATGTAGTTTGCCAATGGTGCTGGTATGCTTTTGATACCCCTCAGTATCGCGGGCTTTTTGATAGTCCATGACGTTGTTGAACACATTGGTTGCCCCATCAAAAATCAACATCAGGATTAAGCCAACAATCGTGTTGCGAATGCTAATTTGATGGAAGTTAAATTGGGCAAATGCCAAACCGAAAATAAACCAAAATATATTGAGTGGGGCGTGGGAGATTTCCGCCACTGCCGCAAAATTTTTCCAAGTTAACCATTTTGTATACATGCTCTTACCTACCTTGATAGTTGGTTTTTTCATCGAACGCATCAATTTGCTTGTTGCGACCAATGACCGATAAAATATCGTTTAACGCAATTTTTTCGTCTGGCCCAGGCGTAACTACCACGTCATTGTTACCATGGCGCACGGCAATCACATTTAGCCCAAATTTATTCCGTAAATCAATTTCGCTTAAAGTTACCCCGGCAAATTTGGGGTTGTTAATCCGGACTTCGGCTAAACTGTAATCGTCGCTTAAGTCGATGAAATTTAAGATGTTAGGCGTCATCAGTTGGTGCGCAACTCGGCGACCCATTTCAGCTTCGGGGTGCACGATTAAGTCTGCACCGATACGTTCGAGAACTTTAGCGTGGACATCAGTTTCCGCCTTGGCGACGACGTGCTTGGCGCCTAGATCTTTAACTAGAATCGTGGTTAAAATATTAGCTTGGATATTGTGCCCGATTGAGACAATGACATGGTCAAAACTGGCAATATCTAAGTCACGTAAGGCATCTTCATCCTGCCCATCAGCAATGGCGGTGTGGGTGGCAATGTCCATATAATCTTGAACAACTTGTTCGTTGGAATCAACACCTAAAACCTCTTGATTGGCATCGCTTAATTTTTTTAAGAGACTACCACCGAAGCGACCTAGGCCGATAATTGCAAAAGTTTGTTTCATAAGAATCCCTCGATTTTTTTGCATGCGATATGCTTATGTTG
This is a stretch of genomic DNA from Periweissella cryptocerci. It encodes these proteins:
- a CDS encoding DUF6037 family protein, translating into MLFKFKMLTGIKETMDSNHLTIATLETNVEGIRYGVIFNVAAKDKQPNLLFIRPDNEEYKMVLTGNYEFPTFLGNKLTEFRDFFQISNALKNGTFKVANFFEKINSGLHMNNHEPQYNERVVYSQMNRHENPLAVYFSTFISHEANGDGEQFSQKNRQKVYDLLRDTYREIDGHNISVRFSPKDANGDSGAETRSIREKLKELDL
- a CDS encoding ABC transporter permease, translated to MKYLQLEFFKMKRQHMFIPLIVIFLVNCLWFFMAIMKTANMTQRTFSFNQEYVLMEFMVVNGVFMPLFLSILASRLSAPEHENRMFNVLTINNENRQKLFNAKAAVGLIVILVSIALQYVLLKKIAEVYHISFNGHLLGITLFSLCLASFTMYVFQLLLSFFLKKQAIGITIGLVGTFMSLVTSGMISDRVTRLLPIQYIGLLTPVRMVGRLLVIKPDIFVNLVVVCLVGFALFVIAQVKSRRTMRG
- a CDS encoding ABC transporter ATP-binding protein, with the protein product MHNVIEIDGLTKSYGGKKVLNNLSIVVQQGDIYGFLGPNGAGKSTTMKAILRLIQTNAGEIKVFDGEDISLSNEYLRDVGALIEEPSFYPNLSGYENLEIVQKLAHLPKENITEALKIVGLNDNAKKLAKNYSLGMKQRLGIALALVKFPKLLILDEPTNGLDPDGVREIRETIKSLPAKYGMTVMISSHILSEVDKMANRIGIIQNGTLKFQGALDELKAADCLEIKVDNLEKGYELLDQGGFDVKREDDAIISSNIERGNVIDMNSLLVSEGVGVYGLNVHHESLEEVFLKLTKEA
- a CDS encoding MMPL family transporter, with the translated sequence MKNGKIRWSILGLIWVVILGLVFFTMPSTKQAVSQNQTIKLPASYTTAQAQKIQSDWNSQTKNKHKIQGRQAIVVFNNGNKKLTKIQSDKIAKKVTNLNKQRKQYGIDTIVSAKTSEAAERELVATDGSTQLVQVTLQRNADVGKLNKALNISGLHVYLTGSSILNQTLAQEIRAGLQHTELIAIAIILVMLVLVFKSPIIPLTTLASVGISVAVSKWLVLKMVLAGWIPFSNFTFVLMVVVLYGIGTDYNILLYTNFKKQLETKPLAVAIKQTYRQAGRTMLLSGMAVFVGMASLAFAKFAPYQSVVGVALSILVLLTVLMTLTPAFMGLLGSKLFWPRRELKQKQTNSRVWGTLAKISINRPVATLIVVLGLFGGLALAPKQSVDYNTALEVSDHQPAKQGLMVIKKHYPAGMISPTTIYLASNQRLDTQANLQILDELTSKINHISGVQTVASVTQPYGQPVAELYIGNQLRAVSKNLSQANQGVADLQAGVDQTQTQLKQQDIARQVKAIDKLSDGSAKVAKGTKKVATSLNEANATVKKMAKYLKKHQKDLDEPQYALLSMYLETLQTKLGKDAPTMTDELVDKANALVAPINELSKGAQKVSAGNQELAAKVETLPGEQAKLQDQLDKSKTGLAGLKTGIKSLNGYLAELEKSPAGQTFYVPKTMMRNPKFQPALNNYLAPNRKTAKLLVILTVDASSPQAMKIFDQLQTITKGTLLGTPLAQTKIAMGGGTATTHDLRHISRADMQRTMLIMLIGIGIVLIFATQSLLQPVYILGLLLLIYRLTLVITNWLTSQVLGQTSLTWTTPFLVFVMLLSLGVDYSLFYLKHWHNNGWQLSGLAGGARTIGIVVEAAILILGATFAAMLPAGVMTLSQIALAIMTGLILLGILLPLVLPALLTLTYRKSKINSHEAETRIKD
- a CDS encoding ABC transporter permease, which codes for MLELIRIEAKKMKHSFSMGMLLIGEVVGLLFGTILYVMNAGVFKAEHSQWLALWSEGTVFSSQIFIPLFTAIVVALICKVDIDNKNFERMAQLPLKPLKIIIAKFCYLSLITLVAQIIFLVLFVVIGAVLRFPWMHNVSQFIRWTFMGWIGLLAIIAIQFLISLLMNSLAISVLVSFAASIGGFVVALLSKNVVTYYPFSQMMIGIHSKELFGMSATQVITFLITVFTCIVFGLILTNVVLTKRLRR
- a CDS encoding peptidase domain-containing ABC transporter, which gives rise to MKVVLQNNNQDCLLACYSMILSFYGANVPIYQLYDQDLIPPDGLSVEFLKKLNTKYGLKMGAYKGGMDKIILVFRRLNAPFIIQWEDNHFVVVENIQKKCVSIVDPNYGRRKVSYGDFEKGYSGYVILLKNTSNFIKRQKINEFYPYLLNAFKGKNSIQYLISLGLIQLSTIGFSILIKQILSNQFPIISIIAMVLALCLGRFIGYLFERTAQINTNYKFEEKVTTKLFEGIFSRPLMYFRNNTPGAVLEKMNLRTSIRDSMLFNIIPAMINFLSVFVLFGYLILISPQLSLVALIVTFLYGVVNILIYKRRIASNSEYIQNLINLSETMQEDLVSIDQIKAQNFENKSVQRWKNSSWNTQVAYNGLLKIDSFANFFSQFFTFVNVTLLITFGMYLVSKNSLTIADLVLFQTGVTMFMGATSQVQAALFDLSNIDVYGNKLADMFEKVKAKSDSFITDSDTKSEVAIQVRNVSYDYPGTRDNILQNITFDINKGEKIAIVGASGAGKSTLLLILLGLLPVEGIVEYGDKNFRKNLGVVLQNMTMSKGTVLDNLIDNEITQESFDDVNAVLRDVNIFDAVNKLPKKLDSQLFQQGKNLSGGQVQRLLIARSLLNQSSLVFWDEAFSSLDNQNRKYLYEHVLRNDYYSNKTIVMISHHMDVTDFVDKIIYVNQRTHQVEVGTKEMLLQSSKDYRNFISNLEGSEKYA
- the lepB gene encoding signal peptidase I — protein: MKIIKGILSWVLPVLIGLAIAMLIRHFLFTLVRVDGTSMTPNLQNNERVWVVKPASIHRGSVIVFNADGEDPAVTGTKDYVKRVIGMPGDTVSNKDGVLLVNGKQVDENFISKSEATAGTANWDNLEMLGIKQRWQDTPSVKVPKDQYFVLGDHRSVSNDSRYWGFVQKKKILGVVKVPFWLKNPAKDNINKQWENFYSTEKK